The Triticum aestivum cultivar Chinese Spring chromosome 7B, IWGSC CS RefSeq v2.1, whole genome shotgun sequence genome window below encodes:
- the LOC123163197 gene encoding putative 12-oxophytodienoate reductase 4 → MATKEPIPLLTPHKMGQFELSHRVVLAPLTRCRSYGNVPQPHAALHYSQRATKGGLLIAEATGVSATAQGFPDTPGIWTQQQVDAWKPIVDAVHGKGALFFCQIWHAGRVSTNGKLGIHDILC, encoded by the coding sequence ATGGCCACGAAGGAGCCGATCCCGCTGCTGACGCCCCACAAGATGGGGCAGTTCGAGCTCTCCCACCGGGTGGTGCTCGCGCCACTGACGCGGTGCCGCTCCTACGGCAACGTGCCGCAGCCGCACGCGGCGTTGCACTACTCGCAGCGGGCGACAAAGGGCGGCCTGCTCATCGCCGAGGCCACCGGCGTCTCCGCCACCGCCCAGGGGTTTCCTGATACCCCTGGCATCTGGACGCAGCAGCAGGTAGACGCTTGGAAACCCATCGTTGATGCCGTCCACGGCAAGGGCGCTCTGTTTTTCTGCCAGATTTGGCACGCTGGAAGGGTCTCCACAAACGGCAAGTTAGGAATTCATGACATTTTGTGTTGA